The Muricauda sp. SCSIO 65647 genome includes a region encoding these proteins:
- a CDS encoding RHS repeat-associated core domain-containing protein — MSFFGFHRFTKPLISILQHSKYHCFGLKHKGYNDGISALGNGVAQRWKFANEEYEEELGKNTVAYQWRDYDPAIGRFNKVDRFAEKYHPVSPYSFAGNNPMAYREIQGDSIDVAQIIQYDSDNGTNILDNIKKDLSTATGLSFDVKNGKLIYSTDGDGNAIIATDGDGNQVGSSEARDIVMGALGAEEIATAKIVESGGSRVTNDLGENEIGGNNINLDVNQINQFINGSREVDNRTLGFGITLMHESLHSNVAEGGAQRDFVGQNNIDVFTGPVVDRMNIVRRQLNSQGLNFGIRQTYGARSFTVQGQTTNTIMFGGNIKTVHPRPLTNGGFLGPRIQY; from the coding sequence ATGTCTTTTTTTGGATTTCATCGTTTTACCAAACCGTTGATTTCCATATTGCAACACTCAAAGTATCACTGTTTCGGCCTCAAGCATAAAGGGTATAATGATGGGATAAGTGCCTTGGGCAACGGTGTGGCGCAAAGGTGGAAGTTCGCAAATGAGGAATATGAAGAGGAACTTGGAAAGAACACGGTTGCCTATCAATGGAGGGACTATGACCCAGCGATTGGAAGATTCAATAAAGTGGATAGGTTTGCGGAGAAATACCATCCTGTTTCGCCATATTCTTTTGCAGGTAACAATCCAATGGCTTATAGAGAAATACAAGGAGACAGTATTGATGTAGCCCAGATAATCCAGTATGATAGTGATAACGGCACTAATATCCTTGACAATATAAAGAAGGATTTGAGTACAGCTACAGGGTTGTCATTTGATGTGAAGAATGGCAAACTAATCTATAGTACTGATGGTGACGGGAATGCTATAATTGCTACGGACGGTGATGGGAACCAAGTGGGAAGTTCGGAAGCAAGAGACATTGTTATGGGAGCCTTAGGTGCCGAAGAAATTGCTACAGCTAAAATCGTAGAAAGTGGCGGGTCAAGGGTGACAAATGATTTAGGAGAGAATGAGATTGGAGGAAACAACATTAATCTCGATGTAAATCAAATAAATCAGTTTATCAATGGTTCGAGAGAAGTGGACAATAGAACATTAGGGTTTGGTATAACGCTAATGCACGAATCATTGCACTCCAATGTGGCTGAAGGAGGTGCACAACGTGATTTTGTAGGACAAAACAATATAGATGTATTTACTGGCCCAGTTGTGGATAGGATGAATATCGTTAGGAGACAGTTAAATTCCCAAGGACTCAACTTTGGAATAAGACAAACTTATGGGGCAAGAAGTTTTACAGTTCAAGGCCAAACAACAAATACGATAATGTTTGGCGGAAATATCAAAACTGTCCATCCGAGACCTCTAACTAACGGAGGATTTTTAGGTCCAAGAATACAATATTAA
- a CDS encoding DUF4136 domain-containing protein, whose product MKTTLRFLSVTLVLVFVSCSSLQVSSEAANNADLKKYNFYTLAETEEGFLPNVNPTQKMQLVKAIEEQARALSTVKNNSGITGPDVLINYFVVVDTKQDLDTYTNYYGRRRWRYQITEVEVREYTQGTLIVDFIDAKTKEVIWHGSTTGVITANSIKLEQKINDAVKAIFDKYKKDQLL is encoded by the coding sequence ATGAAAACAACGCTAAGATTTTTATCCGTAACCCTTGTATTAGTATTTGTAAGCTGTTCAAGTTTGCAGGTATCAAGTGAAGCGGCCAACAACGCTGATTTAAAAAAGTACAACTTCTACACACTTGCAGAAACCGAAGAAGGCTTTTTGCCCAACGTCAATCCTACACAAAAGATGCAGCTAGTGAAAGCCATCGAAGAACAGGCCCGAGCACTTTCTACGGTAAAAAACAACTCTGGAATTACCGGGCCTGATGTATTGATCAACTATTTCGTGGTAGTCGACACCAAACAAGATCTGGACACCTACACCAACTACTATGGCCGTAGAAGATGGCGATATCAAATAACTGAGGTGGAAGTCAGGGAATATACCCAAGGAACCTTGATCGTAGACTTCATTGATGCCAAAACCAAAGAAGTGATATGGCATGGTAGTACAACAGGTGTAATCACTGCAAATTCTATCAAATTGGAGCAAAAGATAAATGATGCTGTTAAAGCCATTTTCGACAAGTACAAAAAAGACCAATTACTCTAA
- a CDS encoding DUF6443 domain-containing protein encodes MRPTYFFTALRYFVKGTVFLFALGLQGQYNISGLSSVGAGQSATYNITPTTNVSSTNWSVSISGASVTSQSALTATVNFPTAGSGVVSASVMDTFFNFHFILKPVTVVAPPANPGNPTISNNNCGDATLTRSGSPPSGVTWYWQGKVSNGTSTSKGSGSTFTANEGTGTYYIRARDNSTGAWSNGSGSRYVAIVNVSAGSISGVQTVCYNGDPSTLTNSSSASGGSGGYSYQWQLSNTSSGPWLDINGATSTTYNPPSGLTSDRWYRRRVTSCGQTSYTGTVKVTVSPNLSAGSISGGQTVCYSGDPSTLSNASSASGGNGSYSYQWQLSTTSGSSGFSNISGATSSSYNPPSGLQSTTWYRRRAISCGQTKYTGAVQVIVNPNLSAGSISGSQTVCYGGDPSTLGNTSSASGGNGSYSYQWQLSTTSGSSGFSNISGATSSSYNPPNGLQSTTWYRRRAISCGQTKYTGAVQVTVRPDLSAGSISGGQTVCFDGDPGTLGNASSASGGDGSYSYQWQLSTTSGSSGFTNISGATSSSYNPPSGLQATTWYRRRAVSCGQTKYTGAVQVSLYPTLNAGSISGDQTVQTGQDPAPFTNVQSASGATGTYAYQWQYSIDDGQTWQNVSGATSTTYDAPSGLATDHWYRRKVTSCTVGYTGIVKLTIEHAWFKDVDGDGFGDAAKVVYQGQQPQGYVSNSSDQCPNFYGLGNGCGYVSPSMNDENYVRVRNYHTAVNASTEVTDNDHVVEQLAYYDGLGRPVQELALKAGATGNDLVTHMEYDAYGRLAKEYLPYPATGIVGSLRPDAKGGTEGHYLAKYGTEMSGTDPNPFSQKKFEPSPLNRVLKQAAPGNAWALATTGDDHTIEFSYQTNALNEVRRFYVTLTFANNTHTPTLQLDSGTAAFYPAGTLYKTVTKDENHDGTTTKLHTTEEFTDQQGRVVLKRTYALVGSTETGHDTYYVYDDHGNLTYVLSPKVDTSDGVSATELAELCYQYVYDHRNRLVEKKIPGKGWEYIVYNKLDQPVMTQDANLAAQDKWLFTKYDAFGRVAYTGVINNANDRAYMVTVMEGASDEYVTRTSSPTSIGDTDVYYTNDAEPINIHEVYTVNYYDSYVDTDGLNVPSTVFGQTTASGDALRGLATVDKIRVLGTNDWITDVMGYDERGRGVYAASRNDYLSITDIVETDLDFTGKAEQVRATHTKDGNAAITTLNTFTYDQVGRPIKQEQTLGAHTEVLVENGYDELGQLAQKTVGGGLQTVDYAYNVRGWLKSINDPGSLGGDLFAFGINYNTVGHGGTPLLNGNIAETEWKTANDNTLRWYHYGYDALNRIKSAAASSSNYNVSSITYDKNGNLSTLTRNGWQNGSYTDMDVLDYHYHNSEVSNRLYKVRDDGNNSYGFKDSTVDSQDYWYDANGNMTQDDNKGISGISYNHLNLPTSISINSGNIQYIYDATGIKLKKTVGSTTTEYAGNYVYENGTLQFFNHDEGYVAPDGSGGYDYVYQYKDHLGNVRLSYTDNPVSVDDDFEQGTDGWSTPSSGSISSGGQRLNLSITNKWSSTSKYLDITPGVPLRIEFDFENGDMENPVFLVRERIGGTWEPNTERDRITNIADGNHVMELTLTGDHVRLYFEKGNAIDNGTLTTCYIDNFKFYQENIEIVEESNYYPFGLKHKGYNDGISALGNSVAQKWKFGGKELDESLDLNTYDFGARNYDPALGRWMNIDPLAEQMRRHSPYNYAFDNPVFFIDPDGMMPIPTQTLTQVGQSLEDAVHLLQTNTDNIEVERLDEIVVTGEDKSSDTETASTEDCCKDKLVNLHTEDLAKATVTVAGLVAVADGPAPVADVPAGGVLFGGLAGVALLQVTEDFINKYGSITGSIFDAATDSSKNERHGSGEGLTESEQQAIDDLEAQMEGAARKVKQRIKKKIRNIRENAQRRSKGEEHSRTKKR; translated from the coding sequence ATGAGACCTACTTATTTCTTTACGGCCCTACGTTATTTTGTGAAGGGGACCGTCTTTCTTTTTGCCTTGGGGCTACAGGGCCAATACAATATTTCAGGACTTTCATCGGTAGGGGCCGGACAAAGCGCTACCTATAACATCACGCCCACGACCAATGTGAGCAGTACCAATTGGTCCGTATCGATATCAGGTGCCTCGGTGACAAGCCAGAGCGCCCTCACCGCCACGGTAAATTTTCCCACTGCGGGCTCGGGTGTGGTGAGCGCTTCGGTGATGGACACTTTTTTCAACTTTCATTTCATTCTGAAACCGGTCACCGTGGTGGCACCCCCTGCGAATCCCGGAAACCCTACCATATCGAACAACAACTGTGGCGATGCCACGCTCACCCGAAGCGGATCGCCGCCCTCTGGGGTCACCTGGTACTGGCAGGGCAAAGTATCGAACGGTACCAGCACGAGCAAAGGCTCGGGCAGCACCTTTACCGCAAACGAGGGCACGGGCACCTATTACATCAGGGCACGCGACAATAGTACCGGTGCCTGGAGCAATGGCTCGGGGTCTCGTTACGTGGCTATAGTCAATGTAAGTGCGGGCAGCATCAGCGGCGTGCAGACGGTCTGCTATAATGGAGACCCCAGCACGCTCACCAACAGTAGCAGTGCTTCCGGTGGCAGTGGTGGCTACAGCTACCAATGGCAGCTTTCCAATACCAGTAGTGGGCCTTGGCTTGATATCAACGGGGCGACGTCGACTACGTACAATCCCCCTTCAGGGTTGACGTCAGACCGGTGGTACCGTAGAAGGGTCACATCATGCGGGCAGACCAGTTATACGGGCACGGTCAAGGTGACCGTGAGCCCCAACCTCTCTGCCGGTTCCATCTCAGGGGGCCAGACCGTGTGCTATAGTGGCGACCCCAGCACCCTTAGCAATGCCTCATCGGCGTCTGGTGGCAATGGCAGCTACAGCTACCAATGGCAGCTCTCGACCACCAGTGGCTCGTCGGGCTTCAGCAACATAAGCGGGGCCACCTCGTCATCGTACAATCCGCCGAGCGGGCTGCAAAGCACCACTTGGTACCGAAGAAGGGCCATATCGTGCGGGCAGACCAAATATACGGGTGCGGTACAGGTAATCGTAAACCCAAACCTTTCTGCCGGTTCCATCTCAGGGAGCCAGACCGTGTGCTATGGTGGCGACCCCAGCACCCTGGGCAATACCTCATCGGCGTCTGGTGGCAATGGCAGCTACAGCTACCAATGGCAGCTTTCGACCACCAGTGGCTCATCGGGCTTCAGCAACATAAGCGGGGCCACCTCGTCATCGTACAACCCGCCGAACGGGCTGCAAAGCACCACTTGGTACCGAAGAAGGGCCATATCGTGCGGGCAGACCAAATATACGGGTGCGGTACAGGTGACCGTGAGGCCCGACCTTTCTGCCGGTTCCATCTCAGGGGGGCAGACCGTGTGCTTTGATGGCGACCCCGGTACCTTGGGCAATGCCTCATCGGCATCTGGCGGCGATGGTAGCTACAGCTACCAATGGCAACTCTCGACCACCAGTGGCTCATCGGGCTTCACCAACATAAGCGGGGCCACCTCGTCATCGTACAACCCGCCAAGCGGGCTGCAGGCCACCACCTGGTACCGTAGAAGGGCCGTTTCTTGTGGGCAAACCAAGTACACGGGTGCGGTACAGGTCAGTTTGTACCCTACCCTCAATGCCGGGAGCATTAGTGGTGACCAGACCGTTCAAACAGGGCAAGACCCTGCCCCTTTTACCAATGTACAATCTGCCAGCGGCGCAACGGGCACTTATGCCTACCAATGGCAATACTCCATTGATGATGGCCAGACTTGGCAGAATGTCAGTGGGGCAACAAGTACCACCTACGATGCCCCTTCGGGGCTGGCCACCGACCACTGGTACAGAAGAAAAGTGACCAGTTGTACCGTGGGCTATACGGGCATTGTAAAGTTGACCATAGAGCACGCTTGGTTCAAAGATGTTGACGGAGATGGTTTTGGAGACGCCGCTAAAGTGGTATATCAGGGGCAACAGCCCCAGGGCTATGTATCGAATAGCTCAGACCAATGCCCCAATTTTTATGGCCTCGGCAATGGCTGTGGTTATGTTTCCCCGAGCATGAACGACGAAAATTATGTACGCGTGCGCAATTACCATACGGCGGTCAACGCGTCAACAGAGGTTACTGACAACGACCACGTAGTAGAGCAATTGGCCTATTACGATGGCCTGGGGCGCCCTGTACAAGAGTTGGCGCTAAAGGCCGGGGCTACCGGCAACGATCTGGTCACCCATATGGAGTATGATGCCTATGGCCGGTTGGCGAAAGAATACCTGCCCTACCCGGCGACGGGCATAGTGGGCAGCTTGCGCCCAGATGCCAAGGGCGGTACCGAAGGGCACTATTTGGCGAAGTATGGCACAGAGATGAGCGGTACCGACCCAAACCCCTTTTCGCAAAAAAAGTTCGAGCCCTCACCATTGAACAGGGTGTTGAAGCAGGCCGCCCCAGGCAATGCGTGGGCCCTGGCCACTACGGGCGATGACCATACCATTGAATTTTCGTACCAGACCAATGCGTTGAACGAGGTGCGACGCTTTTATGTGACGCTTACATTCGCCAACAACACCCATACCCCCACCTTGCAGCTCGATTCGGGCACGGCGGCCTTCTACCCCGCCGGAACCCTGTACAAAACGGTGACAAAAGATGAAAATCACGATGGTACCACCACCAAGCTGCACACCACTGAAGAGTTCACCGACCAACAGGGCAGGGTGGTGCTCAAGCGTACCTATGCCTTGGTGGGCAGCACCGAGACCGGGCACGATACCTATTATGTCTATGATGACCATGGCAACCTGACCTATGTGCTCTCACCAAAAGTGGACACCTCAGATGGGGTCAGTGCCACCGAACTGGCCGAACTGTGCTACCAGTATGTCTATGATCACCGTAATCGATTGGTTGAGAAAAAGATACCGGGCAAGGGTTGGGAATATATCGTCTATAATAAGCTGGACCAGCCGGTGATGACCCAAGACGCCAACCTTGCCGCCCAAGACAAATGGCTCTTTACCAAGTACGATGCGTTCGGCAGGGTGGCCTATACCGGTGTTATCAACAATGCAAATGACAGGGCCTATATGGTGACGGTCATGGAGGGGGCCTCAGACGAATATGTGACCAGAACCTCTTCCCCCACCTCTATCGGCGATACCGATGTGTACTATACCAACGATGCCGAGCCTATCAATATACATGAGGTATATACCGTCAACTATTATGACAGCTATGTAGACACCGATGGGCTCAACGTTCCCTCGACCGTATTTGGGCAGACGACCGCTTCGGGCGATGCCCTTAGGGGGCTGGCAACGGTAGATAAGATAAGGGTCTTGGGCACCAATGACTGGATCACCGACGTCATGGGCTATGATGAAAGGGGCAGGGGGGTCTATGCGGCCAGCAGAAACGATTACTTGAGCATCACCGATATTGTGGAGACCGACCTCGACTTTACCGGGAAGGCAGAACAGGTAAGGGCGACCCATACCAAAGACGGCAACGCGGCCATCACCACCTTGAATACGTTCACCTATGACCAGGTGGGTCGGCCGATAAAACAAGAGCAGACCCTTGGCGCCCATACCGAGGTACTGGTAGAGAACGGTTATGATGAACTGGGCCAATTGGCGCAAAAGACCGTAGGCGGTGGCCTACAGACCGTCGATTATGCCTATAATGTAAGGGGGTGGCTCAAAAGTATCAACGACCCTGGCAGTTTGGGCGGTGACCTGTTTGCCTTTGGCATCAACTACAACACCGTGGGCCATGGGGGCACTCCATTGTTGAACGGCAACATTGCCGAGACCGAATGGAAAACGGCCAACGACAACACCCTACGTTGGTACCACTATGGGTACGATGCTTTGAATAGGATTAAAAGTGCTGCAGCTAGTAGCAGTAACTATAATGTGAGTAGCATCACCTATGATAAGAATGGCAACCTCAGTACTTTAACCCGCAACGGTTGGCAGAACGGCAGCTACACCGATATGGATGTTCTGGACTACCACTACCATAATAGCGAGGTGAGCAACCGTCTGTACAAGGTACGTGACGATGGCAACAACAGTTACGGCTTCAAAGACAGTACGGTCGATAGCCAAGACTATTGGTATGATGCCAACGGCAACATGACCCAAGATGACAACAAGGGCATCTCCGGCATCAGCTATAACCATTTGAATCTTCCTACGTCGATCAGTATAAATTCGGGCAATATTCAGTACATTTACGATGCCACTGGTATTAAACTAAAAAAGACTGTGGGAAGTACCACTACAGAATATGCGGGCAACTACGTGTATGAGAACGGCACATTGCAGTTCTTCAACCATGATGAAGGCTATGTGGCCCCTGACGGTTCAGGAGGGTATGATTATGTGTACCAGTACAAAGACCATTTGGGCAATGTGAGGCTGAGCTATACGGACAATCCGGTATCTGTTGACGATGACTTCGAACAGGGCACGGACGGATGGTCGACCCCCTCCAGTGGCTCGATCAGCAGCGGCGGCCAGCGGCTCAACCTATCGATAACCAACAAATGGAGTAGTACCAGCAAGTACCTTGACATCACCCCCGGGGTACCATTGCGCATTGAGTTTGACTTTGAAAATGGTGATATGGAAAATCCTGTGTTCTTGGTACGTGAGCGCATAGGCGGAACATGGGAGCCCAACACGGAACGTGATAGGATCACTAATATTGCCGATGGGAACCACGTGATGGAACTTACCTTGACCGGTGACCATGTGCGGCTGTACTTTGAAAAGGGCAATGCCATTGACAACGGCACATTGACCACATGCTACATCGATAATTTCAAGTTTTATCAAGAAAACATTGAAATTGTGGAAGAAAGCAACTACTACCCCTTCGGCCTCAAACATAAAGGGTACAACGATGGGATAAGTGCCTTGGGCAACAGTGTGGCGCAAAAGTGGAAGTTCGGCGGCAAGGAACTGGATGAAAGTTTAGACCTTAATACCTATGACTTCGGTGCGAGGAACTATGACCCCGCACTGGGCAGGTGGATGAACATCGATCCGTTGGCCGAACAGATGAGAAGACACTCGCCGTATAATTATGCTTTTGATAATCCTGTGTTCTTTATTGATCCCGATGGGATGATGCCGATACCAACACAAACATTGACACAAGTTGGTCAGTCATTGGAGGATGCCGTTCATCTTTTGCAAACCAATACAGATAATATTGAGGTCGAACGATTGGACGAAATCGTGGTCACTGGTGAAGATAAAAGTTCCGATACTGAAACAGCTTCTACAGAAGATTGCTGTAAGGACAAGCTCGTTAACCTTCATACTGAAGATTTAGCAAAAGCAACAGTTACAGTTGCAGGTTTGGTAGCAGTAGCTGATGGTCCTGCTCCTGTGGCCGATGTACCCGCAGGTGGTGTACTTTTTGGAGGATTGGCAGGTGTTGCCCTCTTACAAGTTACAGAAGACTTTATCAATAAATATGGCTCAATAACAGGTTCAATATTCGATGCGGCAACTGACAGTAGTAAGAATGAAAGGCACGGTTCAGGTGAAGGTTTAACGGAATCCGAACAACAAGCAATAGATGACTTAGAAGCTCAAATGGAGGGTGCCGCAAGAAAAGTGAAACAAAGGATTAAAAAGAAAATCAGAAATATTCGTGAGAATGCCCAACGTAGAAGTAAGGGTGAAGAACATTCTAGAACTAAGAAACGATAG
- a CDS encoding S1C family serine protease: MKTVLNFIFALIIGHNLGLGQSEMTPSETYLTVNDAVVEVIANSKDRSNPKFTMYEEGQGSGVVISDGGLILTAAHVVQTAEKIKIRFTSGKEVPAKIIRLSKGADIALLKLAWIPDGIKVAKLGNSDKVQIGEKVCIIGAPYGLSHSLSVGHISRKHQEINKTSGFLRAEFFQTDAAINHGNSGGPMFNTKGEVIGIVSSILTESGGFDGIGFAATSNITKKLVVDENSLYTGLDGYLIDEALAFLLNVPQKGGLLVQRVVPLSPADFAGLKGGILTTELNEEEITLGGDIILSVNNIKLDSMDVLEKIVESIKNKKNESGNLELEVLRGGKIEKLTVQSNN; the protein is encoded by the coding sequence ATGAAAACTGTTTTGAATTTTATATTCGCATTAATTATTGGCCATAATCTAGGCTTAGGGCAATCTGAAATGACTCCTTCTGAAACCTATCTAACGGTTAATGATGCAGTAGTTGAGGTCATTGCCAACTCTAAGGACCGTTCAAATCCAAAGTTTACCATGTACGAAGAGGGACAAGGGTCTGGAGTAGTTATTTCAGATGGTGGTTTGATTCTTACGGCAGCGCATGTAGTTCAAACCGCGGAGAAGATAAAAATCAGGTTTACATCGGGCAAAGAAGTTCCTGCCAAAATCATCAGATTGTCAAAAGGAGCGGATATCGCATTATTAAAATTGGCCTGGATTCCCGATGGGATTAAAGTAGCCAAGCTAGGGAATTCAGATAAGGTTCAAATAGGAGAAAAGGTATGTATCATCGGAGCCCCCTATGGACTTTCACATTCGCTTTCGGTAGGGCATATCAGTAGGAAACATCAAGAAATCAACAAAACCAGTGGTTTTTTGAGAGCAGAATTCTTTCAAACCGATGCCGCGATTAATCATGGCAATTCCGGAGGCCCGATGTTCAATACGAAAGGAGAAGTAATAGGTATCGTCAGTTCTATACTTACAGAATCTGGAGGATTTGATGGCATTGGGTTCGCTGCCACCTCAAACATTACCAAAAAATTGGTAGTGGACGAGAACAGTCTTTATACAGGTCTGGACGGTTATCTAATTGATGAAGCCTTGGCCTTTTTGCTAAATGTGCCTCAAAAAGGTGGATTGTTGGTACAACGTGTTGTTCCGCTTTCACCAGCAGATTTTGCAGGATTAAAAGGTGGAATACTGACCACCGAGCTTAACGAGGAAGAAATTACCCTGGGAGGAGATATCATACTGAGCGTGAACAATATCAAACTGGACTCCATGGATGTTTTGGAAAAAATAGTCGAAAGCATAAAAAACAAAAAAAATGAGAGCGGTAACCTCGAATTGGAAGTTCTTAGAGGTGGCAAAATTGAGAAGCTAACGGTTCAATCAAATAACTAA
- a CDS encoding DUF3300 domain-containing protein: MTRISNLIAVLFVLQLCSPVFAQENRTILRSLAKQEQEVVDAIVLYPEETRKHIFEVAQHPALLIRLDGLQQTSQEAFLTTVINLDRAVQESFYELTRYPRLIDSLADISNSKYNRGKLIASYPEEIQDDITVVLKEKKALEQIASLNESTRLQFNETIARYPQDAQISIKELVHNPELLSLLVDNIDMTILAGDIYQENPEWITEKAEELNLEAARKQAEELNDYKKQLEEDPEAFQEMQQAANLYAQDNNINENEYKEPTSVKVTYSYSYWYGYPYWYTHPYWTPLPYYYYTGFYYGPRGTVIIIGLPSYHYVHWHYTHYPHRHIHLHAHYHRHYKRHPHSRSGLNVAVRTDRNKNLNRSSNNTERAKPNRSGQGTTKKNSPKLDFQEKAPRDRNYEQFKNNDKLKSNWSNRKNKARNRG; encoded by the coding sequence ATGACACGAATATCCAATTTGATAGCTGTATTGTTTGTATTACAATTATGTAGTCCTGTTTTTGCCCAAGAAAACAGGACTATACTACGGTCACTTGCAAAACAAGAGCAAGAAGTGGTAGATGCCATAGTGCTTTATCCTGAAGAAACAAGAAAACACATTTTTGAAGTGGCGCAACATCCTGCCTTATTGATACGCTTAGATGGTCTTCAGCAAACTTCTCAAGAAGCTTTTCTTACTACAGTTATCAATCTTGACCGTGCGGTCCAAGAAAGTTTCTATGAGCTGACCCGCTATCCTAGACTTATCGATTCTTTGGCAGATATAAGCAACTCCAAATACAATCGTGGTAAACTGATAGCTTCTTATCCAGAAGAGATTCAAGATGATATTACGGTTGTGCTGAAAGAAAAGAAAGCTTTAGAGCAAATAGCTTCACTGAATGAGTCCACACGATTGCAATTCAACGAAACCATTGCCAGGTATCCTCAAGATGCACAAATCAGTATTAAAGAGCTTGTCCATAATCCGGAGTTATTGAGTTTGTTGGTCGATAATATCGATATGACCATTTTGGCCGGCGATATTTATCAAGAGAATCCTGAATGGATTACTGAAAAGGCCGAGGAATTAAACCTTGAGGCGGCCCGCAAACAAGCAGAAGAGTTGAACGATTACAAAAAACAACTTGAAGAAGATCCAGAAGCTTTTCAGGAAATGCAGCAAGCCGCCAATCTGTATGCCCAAGACAACAACATTAATGAAAACGAATACAAAGAGCCTACCTCAGTAAAGGTAACTTATAGCTACTCTTACTGGTATGGGTATCCCTATTGGTACACGCATCCCTATTGGACACCCTTGCCCTACTACTACTATACAGGATTCTACTATGGACCAAGGGGTACGGTAATTATCATTGGACTTCCCAGCTATCACTACGTACATTGGCACTATACCCATTACCCCCATCGCCATATACATCTTCATGCCCATTATCACCGCCACTATAAACGACACCCGCATAGCAGAAGCGGTTTGAATGTGGCGGTCAGAACCGACCGAAATAAGAATTTAAATCGCTCTAGCAACAATACGGAGCGTGCAAAGCCCAACAGATCCGGTCAAGGGACAACAAAGAAGAATTCTCCTAAGCTTGATTTCCAAGAAAAGGCCCCTCGTGATAGAAACTACGAGCAATTCAAGAATAACGATAAGTTAAAGAGCAACTGGTCAAACCGAAAAAACAAGGCTAGAAATAGGGGCTAA
- a CDS encoding DUF983 domain-containing protein — MIKNILTNKCPRCGKGRIFKNPNIYFNFGKPEMNESCPKCGFKNHKEPGFFYGAMYVSYGLTVGQGIMTFLVASPFFAERFDLRIIGVIALVLILLSSFNMRISRILWLYLFKSYKR; from the coding sequence ATGATTAAAAACATATTGACCAATAAGTGCCCCAGATGCGGTAAAGGAAGAATATTTAAAAACCCCAATATCTATTTCAATTTCGGAAAACCCGAAATGAATGAGAGCTGCCCTAAATGCGGGTTTAAAAATCATAAAGAACCTGGCTTCTTCTACGGAGCAATGTATGTGAGCTATGGGCTAACAGTAGGCCAAGGTATTATGACCTTCCTAGTCGCCAGTCCGTTCTTTGCCGAACGTTTTGATCTACGAATCATAGGAGTCATTGCCTTGGTACTCATTCTCTTGTCTTCATTCAATATGCGGATTTCAAGGATACTTTGGCTATATCTTTTTAAGAGCTACAAAAGATAA
- a CDS encoding DUF6268 family outer membrane beta-barrel protein encodes MKTKVITVLVVLIVFFQMRAQDEDFNLAGISYTFNPAVSLDSPSNQQLGETEINISEFRAFFLAPFKLKNDKTTLLAGVDYTFLGGPLNDLPNDRSVDANLHALKFSAGINQRLSDNWAVRAIISPTIASDFSGSLRSDAFTLQASGLVRRITNNGIKYGLGAAYTNGFGEPQLVPIGEFVYRSGNWDVLILAPVQAAVQYRLNKLILGFRVDLQGNEYALNLEDTNRNMGQVESVKFSRYNIGPTIATDLSKSVRLQLSGGLSLARKLRATDVNGDTEDYGLENGAFLKASFLLIK; translated from the coding sequence ATGAAAACTAAAGTCATAACAGTATTGGTAGTATTGATCGTCTTCTTTCAAATGAGGGCGCAAGACGAAGATTTTAATCTGGCAGGTATATCGTACACCTTTAATCCTGCCGTGAGTTTGGACAGTCCCTCAAATCAACAACTTGGGGAGACAGAAATCAACATATCTGAATTCAGAGCATTCTTTTTGGCGCCTTTCAAATTGAAAAATGACAAAACCACATTGCTTGCAGGAGTTGATTATACTTTCTTGGGCGGGCCTTTAAATGACCTTCCCAATGACCGAAGCGTAGATGCAAATTTGCATGCCTTGAAATTCTCGGCTGGAATCAATCAAAGATTGAGCGATAATTGGGCGGTAAGAGCAATAATTTCCCCAACCATTGCATCAGACTTTTCAGGAAGCTTACGTTCAGATGCGTTTACCTTGCAGGCCTCAGGACTTGTAAGACGTATCACCAATAATGGCATCAAGTATGGCCTGGGAGCAGCATATACCAATGGGTTCGGTGAACCACAACTAGTGCCCATTGGTGAATTCGTATATCGTAGCGGTAATTGGGACGTCTTGATCCTGGCCCCTGTACAGGCAGCTGTTCAATATCGTCTAAACAAGTTGATACTAGGGTTCCGTGTCGATCTTCAGGGTAATGAATATGCATTGAACCTAGAAGACACAAACCGCAACATGGGGCAAGTAGAAAGTGTGAAATTTTCCAGATATAATATTGGCCCGACCATTGCCACTGACCTATCAAAAAGTGTACGACTTCAGCTATCAGGAGGACTATCCCTAGCCAGAAAACTTAGAGCGACCGATGTGAATGGCGATACTGAAGATTATGGATTGGAAAATGGGGCATTTCTAAAAGCTAGTTTTCTATTGATAAAGTAA